A DNA window from Mycolicibacter hiberniae contains the following coding sequences:
- the mbtN gene encoding mycobactin biosynthesis acyl-ACP dehydrogenase MbtN, which produces MTAAVDSYRALLDEVFDQRVVDWTAQAEATERFPRALIEHLGRTGVFAQKWSNGQHPDVSKLVALAFKLGHLRSAGIGVGVSLHDSAIAILRRFGRSEYLQNICAQAIAGQAVLCIGASEESGGSDLQIVETEVRSVRDGYEVRGRKKFVSLSPIADHIIVVARGVDHDENSRHGNVLVIAVPISQVHVNEPYRKVGAGPLDTAAVDIDTWVPADALIARPGTGLAAISWGLAHERMSIAGQVAASCQLVLGLTHARMMRRRQFGATLFEHQALRMRVADLQARVDMVRHALNGIAAEGKLDLRAAAAMKVTAARLGEEVFSECMHIFGGSGYLVDETPIGRWWRDMKLARVGGGTDEVLWELVAAGMRPDYDGYAELFESGSSSG; this is translated from the coding sequence GTGACCGCTGCTGTCGACAGCTACCGCGCTCTGCTGGACGAGGTGTTCGACCAGCGGGTGGTTGACTGGACGGCGCAAGCCGAAGCCACCGAGCGTTTTCCGCGCGCGTTGATCGAGCACTTGGGACGTACCGGGGTGTTCGCGCAGAAGTGGAGCAACGGCCAGCATCCCGATGTCTCCAAGCTGGTGGCCCTGGCATTCAAACTGGGCCACCTGCGGTCGGCCGGCATCGGGGTCGGGGTGAGTCTGCACGACTCGGCCATCGCGATCCTGCGCCGATTCGGGCGATCGGAGTATCTGCAGAACATCTGCGCGCAGGCCATCGCCGGACAGGCGGTGCTCTGTATCGGCGCCTCGGAGGAGTCCGGCGGTTCGGACCTGCAGATCGTCGAGACCGAAGTGCGTTCCGTCCGTGACGGTTACGAGGTACGCGGCCGCAAGAAGTTCGTGTCTTTGTCGCCGATCGCCGACCACATCATCGTGGTGGCTCGCGGTGTGGACCACGACGAGAACAGCCGGCACGGCAATGTCCTGGTGATCGCGGTCCCGATTTCCCAAGTGCACGTCAACGAGCCCTATCGCAAGGTGGGGGCCGGGCCGCTGGACACCGCCGCGGTCGATATCGACACCTGGGTGCCCGCCGATGCCCTGATCGCCCGCCCGGGCACCGGTTTGGCCGCCATTTCCTGGGGCCTGGCGCATGAGCGCATGTCGATCGCGGGGCAGGTCGCGGCGTCGTGCCAGCTGGTGCTCGGTCTGACCCATGCGCGGATGATGCGCCGCCGGCAGTTCGGTGCAACCCTGTTCGAACATCAGGCGCTGCGGATGCGGGTGGCTGACCTGCAGGCCCGCGTGGACATGGTTCGCCACGCGCTCAACGGCATTGCCGCCGAAGGAAAGCTCGATCTGCGTGCCGCCGCGGCCATGAAAGTCACCGCGGCCCGCCTCGGCGAAGAGGTGTTCTCCGAATGCATGCACATCTTCGGGGGGTCGGGCTACCTGGTCGATGAGACACCGATCGGGCGCTGGTGGCGCGACATGAAGCTGGCCCGGGTGGGTGGCGGAACCGATGAGGTGCTCTGGGAACTGGTCGCGGCCGGAATGCGCCCCGACTACGACGGCTACGCCGAGTTGTTCGAGAGCGGGTCGTCGTCGGGGTAG
- a CDS encoding metal-sensitive transcriptional regulator: MLDDEDSVKSVLNRLRRAHGQLAGVIAMIESGRDCKDVVTQLAAVSRALDRAGFKIVASGLRECLAGESAGGKAPLTEDELEKLFLALA, encoded by the coding sequence GTGCTGGATGACGAAGACAGCGTCAAGTCGGTGTTGAACCGGCTGCGCCGCGCGCACGGCCAGCTCGCCGGGGTGATCGCCATGATCGAGAGCGGCCGCGACTGTAAAGACGTGGTCACCCAGCTCGCGGCGGTCTCCCGGGCGCTGGACCGGGCGGGCTTCAAGATTGTTGCCAGTGGGCTTCGCGAATGCCTGGCCGGCGAGTCCGCCGGCGGCAAAGCCCCGCTGACCGAAGATGAGCTCGAGAAGCTGTTCCTGGCGCTGGCCTAG
- a CDS encoding GNAT family N-acetyltransferase has product MTDAANIVPRELTDIPDEVRRVPAPPIPVLAAPYSIRVADPDADAEMVSEWMNRPHLAQTWESAWPPERWHAYLSALVAGSFTRPLIVSRHGQDSGYIELYRASKDSIAKYYSAHPYDLGMHGAVADLAAVNRGFAAILLPRVMKSVFDLEPQCRRMMFEPEYRNTAMRRLAEYVGGTFLGEHDMGYRRMALYAVLRYPDDDPLSNNSA; this is encoded by the coding sequence ATGACTGACGCCGCCAACATTGTGCCCCGTGAACTCACGGACATCCCCGACGAGGTTCGCCGCGTTCCGGCACCGCCGATTCCGGTTCTGGCCGCCCCCTACTCCATCCGGGTAGCCGACCCCGACGCCGACGCCGAGATGGTCTCCGAGTGGATGAACCGGCCACATCTGGCGCAGACATGGGAGTCCGCCTGGCCACCGGAGCGCTGGCACGCCTACCTGAGCGCCCTCGTCGCCGGCAGCTTCACCCGCCCCTTGATCGTCAGCCGGCACGGACAAGACAGCGGCTACATCGAATTGTACCGAGCGTCAAAGGATTCCATCGCAAAATACTACTCCGCCCACCCCTACGATCTGGGCATGCACGGGGCGGTGGCCGACCTCGCAGCGGTCAATCGGGGATTCGCGGCGATCCTGTTGCCGCGGGTGATGAAAAGCGTGTTCGACCTCGAACCACAGTGCCGACGAATGATGTTCGAACCCGAGTACCGCAACACGGCCATGCGCCGGTTGGCCGAGTATGTCGGCGGCACCTTCCTCGGTGAACACGACATGGGCTATCGCCGGATGGCGCTCTACGCCGTACTGCGCTACCCCGACGACGACCCGCTCTCGAACAACTCGGCGTAG
- a CDS encoding MerR family transcriptional regulator, with product MTAADRPGRPDTIAAVLGNLRRVPRRVRRESREVIEAAVTQLFEIVVRHPGGNAASREYRIDDLARLAGTTSRNVRVYRDRDLLPPPRRVGRIALYNDTHLTRLRLITSMLDRGYTIAHVKEMLGAWEQGKDLGDILGLESAIVGAWTTERPETMSREEAERRIADPQALRRLVQLGVIRLEGAEATITRPKLIEAFNEVRGYGIGIDKLIDLYEQSLPHIDAISQMLVRAGAEHVLTRIQPGAPLPADTEIAELIGMLVRFRTQAVASITATLASSIESTIESMVSSLLAESLLR from the coding sequence ATGACCGCGGCGGATCGTCCCGGCCGGCCGGACACCATCGCCGCCGTGCTGGGGAACCTGCGCCGGGTGCCCCGCCGGGTCCGGCGCGAGTCCCGCGAGGTGATCGAGGCGGCGGTGACGCAGCTCTTCGAGATCGTGGTGCGCCACCCCGGCGGCAACGCGGCATCCCGGGAGTACCGAATCGACGACCTGGCCCGGCTGGCCGGAACCACCAGCCGCAACGTCCGGGTGTATCGGGACCGGGATCTGCTGCCGCCGCCGCGCCGGGTCGGCCGGATCGCGTTGTACAACGACACCCACCTGACCCGGCTGCGGCTGATCACCTCGATGCTCGACCGTGGCTACACCATCGCGCACGTCAAGGAGATGCTCGGCGCCTGGGAGCAGGGCAAGGACCTGGGCGACATCCTGGGGCTGGAAAGCGCGATCGTGGGCGCCTGGACCACCGAACGGCCCGAGACCATGTCACGCGAGGAGGCCGAGCGACGGATCGCCGACCCGCAGGCCCTGCGGCGCCTGGTGCAACTCGGGGTGATCCGTCTGGAAGGCGCCGAGGCCACCATCACCCGACCGAAGCTGATCGAGGCGTTCAACGAGGTCCGCGGCTACGGGATCGGCATCGACAAGCTGATCGACCTCTACGAGCAGAGCCTGCCGCACATCGACGCGATCAGCCAGATGCTGGTGCGGGCCGGCGCCGAACACGTCCTGACCCGGATTCAGCCCGGCGCACCCCTGCCGGCCGACACCGAGATCGCCGAGCTGATCGGCATGCTGGTGCGGTTTCGCACGCAGGCCGTCGCGTCAATCACCGCCACGCTCGCCTCATCGATCGAGTCGACGATCGAGTCGATGGTCAGCAGCCTGCTGGCCGAGTCGTTGCTGCGCTGA
- a CDS encoding flavin-containing monooxygenase — MAPARLYQTLIVGAGFTGIGTAIKLAEAGRAGPDDMVILERSDRVGGTWRDTRYPGAACDIPSLLYSFSFVTNPGWSRAYPSAAEICGHIEDMVDRFDLRRHIRFGTEVTGLEFDSDAGVWTVTAVAAGRKRAAQFRARTVVLASGPLPDCSFPAIRGLDSYTGHKIHSARWDHDYDFTGKSVAVIGTGASAVQIVPELVEQAGFVKVFQRTAGWVLPRLDLEMPPKVQELFAKVPAAQLLARQALFWGHEASTTALVWNTPLSNLVAQLGKAHLRATVKDPWLRRQLTPDFTPGCKRMLVSSDYYPALQRENCKLIDWPIATISPDGIRTSDGVEHRLDAIVFATGYDVHLTGPPFPVTGMGGRSLSADWSGGAQAFKSIQAHGYPNLFFMTGPNSGPGHNSLLVYVEGQIDYVVRAIGAIRAKRLRYLDVRDDVQRRHNEQIQQRLRKTTWMSGCRSWYLTEDGFNASMYPGFATQYLRQMRSFRIADYHAVA, encoded by the coding sequence ATGGCGCCGGCACGCCTCTACCAGACCCTGATCGTGGGAGCCGGGTTCACCGGTATCGGCACGGCAATCAAGCTGGCCGAAGCCGGCCGCGCCGGCCCCGACGACATGGTCATCCTGGAACGCAGCGACCGCGTCGGCGGCACCTGGCGCGACACCCGCTATCCCGGTGCGGCGTGCGACATTCCGTCGCTGCTGTATTCCTTCTCCTTCGTCACCAACCCCGGCTGGTCACGGGCGTATCCGTCGGCCGCCGAGATCTGCGGGCACATCGAGGACATGGTCGACAGGTTCGACCTGCGCCGCCACATCCGGTTCGGCACCGAGGTCACCGGGCTGGAATTCGACTCCGACGCCGGGGTATGGACAGTCACCGCGGTGGCGGCCGGGCGCAAGCGAGCCGCCCAGTTTCGGGCCCGCACCGTGGTCCTGGCCTCCGGGCCGCTACCGGACTGCAGCTTCCCGGCCATTCGGGGCCTGGACAGCTACACCGGACACAAGATCCACAGTGCCCGCTGGGACCACGACTACGACTTCACCGGCAAGAGCGTCGCGGTCATCGGCACCGGCGCCAGCGCGGTGCAGATCGTGCCGGAGCTGGTCGAGCAAGCCGGATTCGTCAAGGTCTTTCAGCGCACGGCGGGCTGGGTGCTGCCCCGCCTGGACCTGGAGATGCCGCCGAAAGTCCAGGAACTGTTCGCCAAGGTCCCCGCCGCCCAACTGCTTGCCCGCCAGGCGCTGTTCTGGGGCCACGAAGCCAGCACCACCGCGCTGGTCTGGAACACCCCGCTCAGCAACCTGGTCGCGCAACTGGGCAAGGCCCACCTTCGCGCGACGGTCAAAGACCCCTGGCTGCGCCGCCAGCTCACGCCGGATTTCACGCCCGGCTGCAAACGCATGCTGGTCTCCAGCGACTACTACCCCGCGCTGCAGCGCGAGAACTGCAAACTCATCGACTGGCCGATCGCCACCATCAGCCCGGACGGCATCCGCACCAGCGACGGCGTGGAACACCGGCTGGACGCCATCGTGTTCGCAACGGGCTACGACGTGCACCTGACCGGCCCGCCGTTTCCGGTCACCGGGATGGGCGGCAGGTCGCTGTCGGCGGACTGGAGCGGGGGCGCTCAAGCCTTCAAAAGCATCCAGGCGCACGGTTACCCCAACCTGTTCTTCATGACCGGACCCAACTCGGGGCCGGGCCACAACTCTCTGCTGGTCTACGTCGAAGGCCAGATCGACTACGTGGTGCGGGCGATCGGCGCGATCCGCGCCAAGCGGCTGCGCTACCTCGACGTGCGCGACGACGTGCAGCGCCGCCACAACGAACAGATCCAGCAACGGCTGCGCAAGACCACCTGGATGTCGGGCTGCCGCAGCTGGTACCTGACCGAGGACGGCTTCAACGCGTCCATGTACCCCGGCTTCGCAACGCAGTATCTTCGGCAGATGCGTAGTTTCCGCATCGCCGACTACCACGCGGTGGCATGA
- a CDS encoding reductase, with protein MALDMDVMLAKIKDRQWALADIDWDAPGAELIRPDMVPNLKKFMADLCWIENIGARGFAALARKAPTATLAEIYRYFHAEEQRHANAELALMKRWGMLEDGEMPEPNVNIRLAMQWLDEYSDDLPLSVLGTVIPMLEVALDGALLKFLLDEVDDPVCHQVFEKINNDESRHIAVDFEVLDMIGHADARRLAIEFVGTMASPSLIIGALISIPLLNRVRNEVIGMGLDPQRLYTALMRFTQLGERGEHTRRVPAYRVVKRYSSWMANPDSPYHLLANPAVWLSGFYPKRLLKPIPSWFKELTHEPAA; from the coding sequence ATGGCTCTCGACATGGACGTGATGCTCGCCAAGATCAAGGATCGGCAGTGGGCTCTGGCCGATATCGACTGGGACGCACCGGGAGCCGAGCTGATCCGCCCCGACATGGTGCCCAACCTCAAGAAGTTCATGGCTGACCTGTGCTGGATCGAGAACATCGGCGCCCGCGGGTTCGCCGCCCTGGCCCGCAAGGCCCCGACCGCCACGCTGGCCGAGATCTACCGGTACTTCCACGCCGAGGAGCAACGCCACGCCAACGCCGAACTGGCACTGATGAAGCGCTGGGGCATGCTCGAAGACGGCGAGATGCCCGAACCCAACGTCAACATCCGGTTGGCGATGCAATGGCTCGACGAGTACTCCGACGACCTGCCGCTGTCGGTTCTGGGCACCGTGATCCCGATGCTGGAAGTCGCCCTTGACGGCGCCCTGCTCAAATTCCTGCTCGACGAGGTCGACGACCCCGTCTGCCATCAGGTGTTCGAGAAGATCAACAACGACGAATCCCGGCATATCGCAGTCGATTTCGAGGTGCTGGACATGATCGGCCACGCCGATGCGCGTCGGCTGGCGATCGAGTTCGTCGGCACCATGGCCTCGCCGTCGCTGATCATCGGCGCGCTGATCTCGATCCCCCTGCTCAACCGGGTGCGCAACGAGGTGATCGGCATGGGATTGGACCCCCAGCGGCTCTACACCGCCTTGATGCGCTTCACGCAGCTCGGCGAGCGTGGCGAACACACCCGGCGGGTGCCGGCCTACCGGGTGGTCAAGCGCTACTCGAGCTGGATGGCCAACCCGGACAGTCCGTACCACCTGCTGGCCAACCCCGCGGTGTGGCTGTCCGGCTTCTACCCCAAGCGCCTGCTCAAGCCCATTCCCAGCTGGTTCAAAGAGCTCACCCACGAGCCGGCCGCCTGA
- a CDS encoding salicylate synthase — protein MTEVGVEAVSEAALTVPLPPGVAPADLAAALAAALPERDGQEYLIYERGGSWTLAAGVRAAIELDSDELRTVRDGVVRREHWRGRPAAVLGEAVDRLLLEAAEVFGWVAFEFGAYRFGLGERLAPGTALARVFWPQTRIVVTAEKVELFGYDDRTVTALERLLAEGVPGLAEPSSIAVDTGGAGYRDRVAAAVEEIRGGDYRKVILSRCVDVPFALDFCSTYRLGRRHNTPARSFLLRLGGIRALGFSPELVAEVRGDGTVVTEPLAGTRARTGDPVIDGPVRAELESDPKEIVEHAISVRTSVEEITEIAEPGSVLVADFMTVRERGSVQHLGSTVRGRLDASRDRMDALEALFPAVTASGIPKSAGIDAILRLDECPRGLYSGAVVMFSADGGLDAALTLRAAYEQDGRCWLRAGAGVIAESRPEREFVETCEKLATLAPYLIAQG, from the coding sequence GTGACCGAGGTCGGTGTCGAAGCAGTCTCCGAAGCCGCATTGACGGTGCCGTTGCCCCCCGGCGTGGCGCCGGCCGACCTCGCCGCCGCGTTGGCCGCGGCGTTGCCGGAACGCGACGGTCAGGAGTACCTGATCTACGAGCGGGGCGGCAGCTGGACCCTGGCCGCCGGGGTGCGTGCGGCCATCGAGCTCGACAGCGACGAGCTGCGGACGGTCCGCGACGGGGTGGTGCGGCGCGAGCACTGGCGGGGCCGGCCGGCCGCGGTGCTCGGCGAGGCGGTGGACCGGTTGCTGCTGGAGGCCGCCGAGGTGTTCGGCTGGGTCGCTTTTGAATTCGGGGCCTACCGCTTCGGGCTGGGCGAGCGCCTGGCGCCGGGCACTGCGCTGGCGCGGGTGTTCTGGCCGCAGACCCGGATCGTCGTCACCGCCGAGAAGGTCGAGCTGTTCGGCTACGACGACCGCACCGTCACGGCGCTGGAGCGGCTGCTGGCCGAGGGCGTGCCCGGGCTGGCCGAGCCGTCGTCGATCGCGGTGGACACTGGGGGCGCGGGGTATCGCGATCGCGTGGCGGCCGCCGTCGAGGAGATCCGCGGCGGCGATTACCGCAAGGTGATCCTGTCGCGCTGTGTCGACGTGCCGTTCGCGCTGGACTTCTGCTCCACCTATCGGTTGGGCCGGCGGCACAACACTCCGGCGCGGTCGTTCTTGTTGCGGCTGGGCGGCATTCGGGCGCTGGGCTTCAGCCCGGAGTTGGTGGCCGAAGTCCGTGGCGATGGCACGGTGGTCACCGAGCCGCTGGCCGGCACGCGTGCCCGCACCGGCGACCCCGTGATCGACGGGCCGGTTCGGGCCGAGCTGGAATCCGATCCCAAGGAGATCGTGGAGCACGCGATCTCGGTGCGCACGTCGGTGGAGGAGATCACCGAGATCGCCGAGCCCGGCAGCGTTCTCGTCGCCGACTTCATGACCGTGCGCGAACGCGGAAGCGTGCAGCATCTGGGCTCTACCGTGCGCGGACGCCTCGATGCGTCCCGGGACCGGATGGACGCCCTGGAGGCGTTGTTCCCGGCGGTCACCGCGTCGGGCATACCCAAGTCGGCCGGAATCGACGCCATCCTTCGGCTCGACGAGTGCCCGCGGGGTCTGTACTCGGGTGCGGTGGTGATGTTCTCGGCTGATGGCGGGCTGGATGCGGCGTTGACCCTGCGGGCGGCCTACGAGCAGGACGGGCGCTGCTGGCTGCGGGCCGGGGCCGGAGTCATCGCCGAGTCGCGGCCCGAGCGGGAGTTCGTGGAGACCTGCGAGAAGCTCGCCACGTTGGCCCCGTACCTGATCGCCCAGGGCTGA
- the mbtM gene encoding long-chain-fatty acid--ACP ligase MbtM, giving the protein MSVLAQALTRAMTGSAHDLVVFDTDAGTWQRHPWQQVHARAESIAAQILDGDEDGAVGLVGEPTADLVAAIQGAWLAGRSVSILPGPVRGADPGQWAHATLDRFQGVGVRTVLSHGQVLDLLRAAESVPLAVADVAVAAAAGRTVTPVAANADTPAVLQGTAGSTGTPRTAQLSPAAVLANVSGLSSHVAVDPANDVGCSWLPLYHDMGLTFLLSAALTGSEQWLAPTAAFAASPFRWLSWLHDSRATMTAAPNFAYSVIGKYARRVPEVDLGRLRVAINGGEPVDCEGLQRFVTELAKFGLDPGALMPSYGLAEATCAVTAPRPGTGLQYDELTGPLGEGAANARRHAVLGEPIAGMQVRIRPVAQHHEEVSQRDVGEVEIRGTSMMSGYLGQAALAPGEWFPTGDLGYLTDAGLVVCGRAKEIISIAGRNVFPTEIERVAAEVRGVREGAVVAIGTDGIRPGLVIAAEFRGRDEAGARADLISRVASQCGVVPADVVFLAPGSLPRTSSGKLRRLDVKANLEAMK; this is encoded by the coding sequence GTGAGTGTGCTCGCGCAAGCCCTGACCCGGGCGATGACCGGGTCGGCGCATGACCTGGTGGTCTTCGACACCGACGCCGGCACATGGCAGCGGCACCCCTGGCAGCAGGTGCACGCCCGCGCGGAGAGCATCGCGGCCCAGATCCTCGACGGCGACGAGGACGGGGCGGTCGGGCTGGTCGGAGAACCGACCGCCGACCTGGTCGCCGCCATCCAGGGCGCGTGGCTGGCCGGCCGCAGCGTGTCGATCCTGCCCGGGCCGGTCCGCGGCGCCGACCCGGGGCAGTGGGCGCACGCGACACTGGATCGCTTCCAGGGTGTCGGTGTCCGGACGGTGCTCAGCCACGGCCAGGTGTTGGACCTGTTGCGGGCAGCCGAGTCCGTCCCTCTGGCGGTGGCTGACGTCGCCGTGGCTGCCGCAGCCGGCCGCACCGTCACGCCGGTCGCCGCGAACGCCGACACCCCCGCGGTGTTGCAGGGCACTGCCGGGTCCACCGGTACCCCGCGTACCGCCCAGCTCTCGCCGGCCGCCGTGCTGGCCAATGTCTCCGGGCTGAGCAGCCACGTCGCTGTCGATCCGGCGAACGACGTGGGTTGCAGTTGGCTGCCGCTCTATCACGACATGGGGCTGACCTTCCTGCTCAGCGCGGCGCTGACCGGCTCGGAACAGTGGTTGGCGCCCACCGCCGCGTTCGCCGCCTCGCCGTTTCGATGGTTGTCGTGGCTGCATGACAGCCGCGCCACCATGACCGCGGCCCCCAACTTCGCCTACAGCGTGATCGGTAAATACGCCCGACGCGTCCCGGAGGTGGATCTGGGCCGGCTGAGGGTCGCCATCAACGGCGGCGAACCGGTCGACTGCGAAGGGCTGCAGCGATTCGTCACCGAACTCGCCAAGTTCGGCCTGGACCCCGGTGCGCTCATGCCGTCCTATGGCCTGGCCGAGGCCACCTGCGCGGTGACGGCGCCGCGGCCCGGCACCGGTCTGCAGTACGACGAACTGACCGGCCCCCTCGGCGAGGGTGCAGCGAATGCCCGCCGGCATGCGGTGCTGGGAGAGCCGATCGCCGGGATGCAGGTCCGGATCCGCCCGGTGGCGCAGCACCACGAGGAAGTTTCGCAGCGCGACGTCGGCGAGGTCGAGATCCGCGGAACGTCGATGATGTCGGGCTACCTCGGCCAGGCCGCACTGGCCCCGGGTGAGTGGTTTCCCACCGGGGACCTCGGCTACCTCACCGACGCGGGTCTGGTGGTCTGCGGCCGGGCCAAGGAGATCATCTCGATCGCCGGGCGCAACGTGTTCCCGACCGAGATCGAGCGGGTGGCGGCGGAAGTGCGTGGGGTCCGTGAGGGTGCGGTGGTGGCGATCGGTACCGACGGAATCCGCCCGGGACTGGTGATCGCCGCGGAGTTCCGCGGCCGCGATGAAGCCGGTGCGCGTGCCGACCTGATCTCCCGGGTGGCATCGCAGTGCGGGGTGGTGCCCGCCGACGTGGTGTTCCTGGCGCCGGGATCGCTACCCCGGACGTCGTCGGGGAAGCTGCGGCGCCTGGACGTCAAAGCGAACCTGGAGGCGATGAAGTGA
- a CDS encoding SDR family NAD(P)-dependent oxidoreductase, which produces MIFGRSPKRSHGASAVVTGAGSGIGAAFALELARRGSAVVCSDIDDDSARRTAEAITAAGGEATAVHCDVSAIDEVSALADAAQSWFGHSPTLVINNAGVGAGGRQIGDMALDDWTWTLNVNLWGPIHGCHVFTPMLRAAGSDRPRGIINVASAASFGAAPEMAAYNVSKAGVLSLSETLAAELSGTGIGVTVLCPTFVKTNIVESGRVTAQSGEAANLLMRFTGISAARVARDCLDTHDRGGLYCMPQLDAKIGWNVKRFAPQTFTRSIGLAFRAGAALPGRAD; this is translated from the coding sequence ATGATCTTTGGCCGCTCGCCGAAACGCAGCCATGGGGCTTCGGCCGTCGTCACCGGCGCCGGCAGCGGCATCGGTGCCGCCTTCGCCCTCGAACTCGCCCGCCGCGGCAGCGCCGTGGTCTGCAGTGACATCGACGACGACAGCGCCCGGCGCACCGCCGAGGCCATCACAGCCGCCGGCGGCGAAGCGACCGCGGTGCACTGCGACGTCTCGGCGATCGACGAGGTCAGCGCCCTGGCCGATGCCGCACAGTCCTGGTTCGGCCATTCCCCCACCCTGGTGATCAACAACGCCGGCGTGGGCGCCGGCGGCCGCCAGATCGGCGACATGGCGCTCGACGACTGGACCTGGACGCTCAACGTCAACCTGTGGGGCCCGATTCACGGCTGCCATGTGTTCACCCCGATGCTGCGAGCGGCGGGTTCCGACCGGCCCCGCGGCATCATCAACGTCGCCTCGGCCGCATCCTTCGGCGCCGCGCCGGAGATGGCGGCCTACAACGTCAGCAAGGCCGGTGTGCTGTCCTTGTCGGAGACCCTGGCGGCCGAGTTGTCCGGCACCGGCATCGGCGTGACCGTGCTGTGCCCCACCTTCGTCAAGACCAACATCGTCGAATCCGGCCGGGTCACGGCGCAGTCCGGCGAGGCCGCCAACCTGCTGATGCGCTTCACCGGGATCTCGGCGGCGCGGGTCGCCCGCGACTGCCTCGACACCCACGACCGCGGCGGTCTGTACTGCATGCCGCAGCTGGACGCCAAGATCGGCTGGAACGTCAAACGTTTCGCCCCACAGACCTTCACCCGAAGCATCGGGTTGGCGTTTCGTGCCGGTGCGGCACTGCCGGGAAGGGCTGACTGA